One part of the Filimonas effusa genome encodes these proteins:
- a CDS encoding thioredoxin family protein: MPKFFIILIIFLNSAILVKAQDKGGVQFVQGLSWAQIKEKARLENKYIFLDGFTTWCAPCRMMEKNVLSQQITGDFFNARFVNVKVQFDVTQADNDEVKSWYKDAQDIRKEYSIDSYPTYLFFNPNGELVYRIAGASSTPEAFVVKAKDALNPGSQYYMLKKQYESGVKRDPEFLTSLIKAAEIANENAAIPEIVNAYLLTQTDPLTEGNLRIISAGTSKSSDRGFDILRNNRATADAVLGQGKSGDIIRGILINEIVIPFLRNGGHVERHGPMLIYTGEINDNPDWQELREKLDKQCPEFSDEVIMAARPLYCEWKNDWPRYAQHAASFINKYGSRLSGDALNAYAWAILINSNDERCLEAATAWSKSSLSGTNVKHPGFLFTYANLLYKSGKKEEAIAVQKDIVKLSNEDEVYMQVLNKMEKGEKVF, from the coding sequence ATGCCTAAGTTTTTCATTATCTTAATCATTTTCCTGAACTCCGCTATTCTTGTTAAAGCACAGGATAAAGGAGGTGTTCAATTTGTTCAGGGGCTTAGCTGGGCCCAGATAAAGGAGAAAGCGAGGTTGGAAAATAAATATATTTTCCTGGACGGATTTACGACGTGGTGCGCTCCCTGCCGGATGATGGAGAAGAATGTACTTTCACAACAAATAACCGGCGATTTTTTTAATGCACGTTTTGTGAATGTTAAAGTACAGTTTGATGTTACCCAAGCCGATAATGATGAGGTGAAAAGCTGGTATAAGGATGCCCAGGATATTAGAAAGGAATATTCAATAGACTCGTATCCTACTTATCTTTTTTTTAATCCGAATGGTGAACTCGTGTACAGAATAGCTGGTGCCTCTTCTACGCCTGAAGCGTTTGTTGTGAAGGCTAAGGATGCGTTAAATCCAGGTAGTCAATATTACATGCTGAAAAAGCAATACGAATCTGGGGTAAAACGGGACCCTGAATTTCTTACATCGCTGATTAAAGCTGCTGAAATAGCAAACGAAAATGCTGCTATTCCTGAAATCGTCAATGCGTATTTACTTACACAAACTGATCCATTGACGGAAGGTAACCTCAGGATTATAAGTGCCGGCACATCTAAAAGTTCTGACCGGGGATTTGATATTTTAAGAAATAACCGGGCTACAGCAGATGCTGTGTTGGGACAGGGTAAAAGCGGTGATATCATCAGAGGAATTCTGATAAACGAAATTGTAATTCCATTTCTCAGAAATGGCGGACATGTTGAAAGACATGGCCCTATGCTGATCTATACCGGTGAAATAAATGATAATCCAGACTGGCAGGAACTTAGAGAAAAGCTGGATAAGCAATGCCCGGAATTTTCGGACGAAGTGATAATGGCGGCCAGGCCACTGTATTGTGAATGGAAAAATGACTGGCCCCGGTATGCACAACATGCAGCTTCTTTTATAAACAAGTATGGAAGCCGGTTATCCGGGGACGCTTTAAACGCTTATGCCTGGGCCATCCTCATCAACAGCAATGATGAAAGATGTTTGGAAGCTGCAACTGCGTGGTCGAAATCTTCGTTATCAGGAACGAATGTAAAGCATCCGGGGTTCCTGTTTACCTACGCAAACCTATTATATAAATCCGGGAAAAAAGAGGAGGCTATAGCCGTTCAGAAAGATATAGTGAAGCTTTCAAATGAAGATGAAGTGTATATGCAGGTACTTAACAAAATGGAGAAAGGTGAAAAAGTGTTTTGA